The Gopherus evgoodei ecotype Sinaloan lineage unplaced genomic scaffold, rGopEvg1_v1.p scaffold_42_arrow_ctg1, whole genome shotgun sequence genome contains a region encoding:
- the ENDOU gene encoding poly(U)-specific endoribonuclease, giving the protein MKTWILLITAGIACSLASGSLYTDPDSCRGRCHERYNKQDECHCNTKCEKHRNCCEDYHMHCSKDGRQKDPMAGPADSMDGFSSSHDSITNEELLSISEQFFKVDHNKAQKSDITINPQHLASSAEIKDKEDHSPEPLYTYVNEKLFSKPTYASFIKLLDNYQRMTGSGEAFSAEQLKEQENFLQEVMKTELMIKLYNFLHKKKRYSTQEEFVSDLKEMWFGLYSRGEEEGDSSGFEHVFSGEVKKGRVSGFHNWIRFYLLEKKGLVDYHSHNYDGPWASYPDVLGMQFSWDGYFKEVGSAFIGCSPEFEFGLYTLCFIARPGKMCQLSLGGHQLGIQTYTWTKSTYGNNRKYIATAYVTSS; this is encoded by the exons ATGAAGACCTGGATCCTTCTCATCACAGCAGGAATTGCCTGCAGCTTGGCCTCTGGCA GCTTGTACACGGATCCCGACTCCTGCAGGGGGCGCTGCCACGAGCGGTACAATAAGCAGGATGAGTGTCACTGTAATACCAAGTGTGAAAAACATCGCAACTGCTGTGAAGATTACCATATGCACTGCAGCAAGG ATGGGAGACAGAAGGACCCCATGGCTGGGCCTGCAGACTCCATGG ACGGATTCTCCAGCAGTCACGACTCCATCACCAACGAAGAGCTCCTGAGCATCTCCGAGCAGTTTTTCAAGGTGGATCACAACAAAGCCCAGAAGTCAGACATCACCATTAACCCGCAGCATCTCGCCTCCTCTGCCGAGATCAAAGACAAAGAGGATCATTCTCCTGAGCC ACTCTACACGTATGTCAATGAGAAGCTTTTCTCCAAACCGACCTATGCCAGCTTCATTAAGCTACTGGATAATTACCAAAGGATGACGGGCAGTGGGGAAGCCTTCAGTGCCGAGCAGCTGAAGGAGCAGGAGAACTTCCTGCAGGAGGTCATGAAAACGGAGCTCATGATAAAGCTTTACAATTTCCTGCACAAGAAAA agcgCTACAGCACCCAGGAGGAGTTTGTCAGCGACCTGAAGGAAATGTGGTTTGGTCTTTATTCCAGAGGCGAGGAGGAGGGGGATTCCAGCGGCTTTGAGCACGTCTTTTCAG GGGAAGTCAAAAAAGGAAGAGTGTCTGGATTTCACAACTGGATTCGTTTCTACCTTCTGGAGAAGAAGGGGCTGGTTGACTACCACAGCCATAACTACGACGGGCCG tggGCCTCATACCCTGACGTGCTGGGGATGCAGTTCAGCTGGGATGGCTATTTCAAGGAGGTGGGCTCTGCCTTCATTGGCTGCAGCCCTGAGTTTGAATTTGGCCTCTACACTTTGTGCTTCATTGCTCGACCAGGGAAGAT GTGCCAGCTGAGCTTGGGAGGCCATCAGCTGGGCATTCAGACCTACACCTGGACCAAATCCACCTATGGCAACAACAGGAAGTATATAGCGACTGCCTACGTGACATCATCCTGA